In Streptomyces sp. NBC_00704, a genomic segment contains:
- a CDS encoding VOC family protein yields the protein MTLEWEQTVVDAADPAALGRWWAAALGWAVVGDAADEYEIRPHPDRLPGLVFVPVPEGKTVKNRLHLDFRPDDQRAEVDRLLSLGARRADVGQGEQPWVVLADPEGNEFCVLGARRRG from the coding sequence ATGACTTTGGAGTGGGAGCAGACGGTCGTCGACGCGGCCGACCCGGCGGCTCTGGGACGCTGGTGGGCGGCGGCCCTCGGCTGGGCGGTCGTCGGCGACGCGGCCGACGAGTACGAGATCCGCCCGCACCCGGACCGGCTGCCGGGACTCGTCTTCGTCCCGGTGCCGGAGGGCAAGACGGTGAAGAACCGGCTCCACCTGGACTTCCGCCCCGACGACCAGCGCGCCGAGGTGGACCGCCTGCTGTCCCTGGGCGCCCGCCGCGCGGACGTCGGCCAGGGCGAGCAGCCGTGGGTGGTGCTGGCCGACCCGGAGGGGAACGAGTTCTGCGTGCTGGGAGCCCGGCGGCGGGGTTGA
- a CDS encoding FAD-dependent oxidoreductase — translation MAQAADGARTVILTVDDDPGVSRAVARDLRRRYGASYRIVRAESGESALDALRELKLRGDLVAVILADYRMPQMNGIEFLEQALDVYPGARRVLLTAYADTGAAIDAINVVDLDHYLLKPWDPPEEKLYPVLDDLLEAWRTGDHRPVPATKVVGHRWSARSSEVREFLARNQVPYRWYSADEPEGRRLLAAAGVDGQRLPLVVTADGTPLVEPDAPALAAHVGLATTPTADFYDLVVIGGGPAGLGAAVYGASEGLRTVLVERSATGGQAGQSSRIENYLGFPDGVSGAQLTDRARRQAAKFGAEILTAREVTGLEVNGSARVVRFSDGSAVAAHSVILATGVSYRQLAAPGCDDLTGCGVFYGSALTEASSCQGQDVYIVGGANSAGQAAMYLARGAKSVTLLVRGESLTASMSYYLIQQIEEAPNISVRPGTVVEAAHGDGRLEQLTLRDVASGRTELVDAQWMFVFIGAAPLTDWLDGTVLRDERGFILAGPDLTPDGRPPAAWELDRPPYHLETNIPGVFVAGDARAESAKRVASAVGEGAMAVMLVHRYLEQS, via the coding sequence ATGGCACAGGCCGCCGACGGCGCGCGGACCGTCATCCTGACCGTGGACGACGACCCGGGGGTCTCCCGGGCCGTCGCCCGTGACCTCAGGCGCCGCTACGGCGCTTCGTACCGCATCGTGCGGGCCGAGTCCGGCGAGTCCGCGCTGGACGCCCTGCGCGAGCTGAAGCTCCGCGGCGACCTGGTGGCCGTCATCCTGGCCGACTACCGGATGCCGCAGATGAACGGCATCGAGTTCCTCGAACAGGCCCTGGACGTGTACCCGGGCGCACGGCGGGTGCTGCTGACCGCGTACGCGGACACCGGCGCGGCGATCGACGCGATCAACGTCGTCGACCTCGACCACTACCTGCTCAAGCCCTGGGACCCGCCCGAGGAGAAGCTGTACCCGGTCCTGGACGACCTGCTGGAGGCCTGGCGGACCGGCGACCACCGGCCCGTGCCGGCCACGAAGGTCGTCGGGCACCGCTGGTCGGCCCGCTCCTCCGAGGTCCGGGAGTTCCTGGCCCGCAACCAGGTGCCCTACCGCTGGTACTCCGCCGACGAGCCGGAGGGGCGGCGGCTGCTCGCGGCGGCCGGCGTGGACGGGCAGCGGCTGCCGCTGGTGGTCACCGCCGACGGCACGCCCCTGGTCGAGCCGGACGCGCCCGCACTGGCCGCCCACGTGGGGCTCGCGACCACGCCGACGGCCGACTTCTACGACCTCGTGGTGATCGGCGGCGGACCGGCCGGTCTGGGCGCGGCGGTGTACGGGGCGTCCGAGGGGCTGCGCACGGTCCTCGTGGAGCGGTCGGCGACCGGCGGACAGGCCGGTCAGAGCTCCCGCATCGAGAACTACCTGGGTTTCCCCGACGGTGTGTCCGGGGCGCAGCTCACCGACCGGGCCCGGCGGCAGGCGGCCAAGTTCGGCGCCGAGATCCTCACCGCGCGCGAGGTGACGGGGCTGGAGGTCAACGGCTCCGCGCGCGTCGTGCGGTTCTCCGACGGCTCGGCGGTGGCCGCGCACAGCGTGATCCTCGCGACCGGCGTCTCCTACCGGCAGCTGGCCGCGCCGGGCTGCGACGACCTGACGGGCTGCGGGGTGTTCTACGGGTCCGCGCTCACCGAGGCGTCCTCCTGCCAGGGCCAGGACGTGTACATCGTGGGCGGCGCCAACTCCGCCGGGCAGGCGGCGATGTACCTGGCCAGGGGCGCCAAGTCGGTCACGCTGCTGGTGCGCGGGGAGTCGCTCACGGCGTCGATGTCGTACTACCTGATCCAGCAGATCGAGGAGGCGCCGAACATCTCGGTGCGCCCCGGAACCGTCGTCGAGGCCGCGCACGGCGACGGCCGCCTCGAGCAGCTGACGTTGCGGGACGTGGCGAGCGGGCGGACCGAACTCGTCGACGCGCAGTGGATGTTCGTGTTCATCGGCGCCGCCCCGCTGACCGACTGGCTGGACGGCACGGTGCTGCGCGACGAGCGCGGATTCATCCTCGCCGGCCCCGACCTCACGCCGGACGGGCGGCCGCCGGCGGCCTGGGAGCTGGACCGGCCGCCCTACCACCTGGAGACCAACATCCCCGGGGTGTTCGTGGCGGGCGACGCGCGCGCGGAGTCCGCCAAGCGGGTCGCGTCCGCCGTCGGAGAGGGAGCCATGGCCGTGATGCTCGTCCACCGATACCTGGAGCAGTCATGA
- a CDS encoding ATP-binding protein, protein MSGTPMPCSPAEISSLFLFEKLTPEQLGRLCGEGRVERFEPGPVYTEGDPATCFYVMLDGTVVLYRRVGADDVEVSRTSQRGVYAGAMQAYLGDRVPQVYNNSMRVTEPTRFFVLPAESFSAVMREWFPMAAHLLEGLFFGSKNSQRAIGQRERLLALGSLSAGLTHELNNPAAAAVRATATLRERVAKMRHKLAVIASGAYDPEALTRLIEIQERTAELVAKAPVLSPLEASDREDALADWLDDHDIEEGWRVAPTFVQAGLDVDWLEQVAAAVEPDILPGAVGWLNYTVETELLMDEIDDSTNRISHLVDAAKQYSQLDRAPYRIVDVHELLDSTLLMLSGKIGRRIEVVKDYDRTLPPVPAYPAELNQVWTNLVDNAVFAVDSAGGEGTLTVRTARESDRLLVEFRDTGPGIPPEIRERIFDPFFTTKPVGEGTGLGLDISWRIVVNKHHGSLHVESVPGDTRFQVLLPLTAPDPEDAPGDAGSAENTATADNAEETV, encoded by the coding sequence ATGAGCGGGACGCCGATGCCGTGCAGCCCGGCCGAGATCAGCTCGCTGTTCCTGTTCGAGAAGCTCACCCCGGAGCAGCTGGGGCGGCTGTGCGGCGAGGGCCGCGTGGAGCGGTTCGAACCGGGCCCGGTGTACACCGAGGGCGATCCGGCGACCTGCTTCTACGTGATGCTGGACGGCACGGTCGTGCTCTACCGCCGGGTCGGCGCGGACGACGTCGAGGTCAGCCGCACCTCCCAGCGCGGGGTGTACGCCGGGGCCATGCAGGCCTACCTGGGCGACCGGGTGCCGCAGGTCTACAACAACTCGATGCGGGTGACCGAGCCGACGCGGTTCTTCGTGCTGCCCGCCGAGTCGTTCTCGGCCGTCATGCGGGAGTGGTTCCCGATGGCGGCCCATCTGCTGGAGGGGCTGTTCTTCGGTTCGAAGAACAGCCAGCGGGCCATCGGCCAGCGTGAACGGCTGCTGGCGCTGGGCTCGTTGTCGGCCGGTCTGACGCACGAGCTGAACAACCCGGCGGCGGCGGCCGTGCGGGCCACCGCCACGCTGCGCGAGCGGGTGGCGAAGATGCGGCACAAGCTCGCCGTCATCGCGTCCGGCGCGTACGACCCGGAGGCGCTGACCCGGCTGATCGAGATCCAGGAGCGCACGGCCGAACTGGTCGCCAAGGCCCCGGTGCTGAGCCCGCTGGAGGCGTCCGACCGGGAGGACGCGCTCGCCGACTGGCTCGACGACCACGACATCGAGGAGGGCTGGCGGGTCGCGCCGACGTTCGTCCAGGCCGGGCTCGACGTGGACTGGCTGGAGCAGGTCGCGGCCGCCGTCGAGCCGGACATCCTGCCCGGCGCGGTCGGATGGCTCAACTACACGGTCGAGACCGAGCTGTTGATGGACGAGATCGACGACTCCACCAACCGCATCTCGCATCTCGTCGACGCCGCCAAGCAGTACTCGCAGCTCGACCGCGCCCCCTACCGGATCGTCGACGTGCACGAACTGCTCGACTCCACCCTGCTGATGCTGTCGGGCAAGATCGGCCGGCGCATCGAGGTCGTCAAGGACTACGACCGCACGCTGCCGCCCGTCCCGGCCTACCCGGCCGAGCTGAACCAGGTGTGGACGAACCTGGTCGACAACGCCGTGTTCGCCGTCGACAGCGCCGGCGGGGAGGGCACGCTGACCGTGCGCACCGCGCGCGAGAGCGACCGGCTGCTGGTGGAGTTCCGGGACACCGGGCCCGGCATCCCGCCGGAGATCCGCGAGCGGATCTTCGACCCCTTCTTCACCACCAAGCCGGTCGGCGAGGGCACCGGCCTGGGCCTGGACATCTCCTGGCGGATCGTCGTCAACAAGCACCACGGCAGCCTGCACGTGGAGTCCGTGCCGGGCGACACCCGGTTCCAGGTGCTGCTGCCGCTGACCGCCCCCGACCCCGAGGACGCCCCCGGCGACGCCGGGAGCGCCGAGAACACGGCCACCGCCGACAACGCCGAGGAGACGGTATGA
- a CDS encoding UBP-type zinc finger domain-containing protein, translating into MSDVESIDPNVPPSGAGCVDCDASGGWWFHLRRCAACGHIGCCDSSPAQHATAHYRATGHPLVRSYEPGEAWFWDYSADELYESGPDLAPPESHPAEQPTPGPAGRVPADWARSLRR; encoded by the coding sequence ATGAGCGACGTGGAATCCATCGATCCGAACGTCCCGCCCAGCGGCGCGGGCTGCGTGGACTGCGACGCGTCCGGCGGCTGGTGGTTCCATCTGCGCCGCTGCGCCGCCTGCGGGCACATCGGCTGCTGCGACTCCTCCCCCGCCCAGCACGCCACCGCGCACTACAGGGCCACCGGGCATCCCCTGGTGCGCAGTTACGAGCCCGGCGAGGCGTGGTTCTGGGACTACTCCGCCGACGAGCTGTACGAGTCCGGGCCCGACCTCGCCCCGCCCGAGAGCCATCCCGCGGAGCAGCCGACGCCCGGGCCGGCCGGCCGGGTGCCCGCGGACTGGGCGCGCTCCCTGCGCCGCTGA
- a CDS encoding helix-turn-helix transcriptional regulator — MPQTVFATPFIGREEELARLSGVLERARTGEARAVLVAGDAGVGKTRVLDETAARAARAGMTVLTGHCVDLGDVGLPYLPFTEILGLLAADGRFASVLAAHPVVDRLLGTGARGTADDDGAAPPDGGGRLRLLEGMASLFADLSEVTPLLLVLEDLHWADPSSRDLLRFLLSRGFLQRPAGEGPGHRLAVLASYRADDLHRRHPFRPLLAELVRLPSVDRLELRPLADADVARLVRALEDRPLPEATVRRIVERAEGNAFYAEELVAARDAESGGVPSGLADLLLIRVEQLTDTAQQVLRTAAVAGRRVDHDLLRDAVGLPEEELESALREAVGRQLLVAGDDGTYAFRHALAREAVYADLLPGERSRLHGAFAALLAGRGRRADTAAERAHHYRESHDPGEALAASLEAADHARRVGAPAEELHHLEAVLDLWESAPASALPSGEGGDRVTLMLRASAAAAHAGEAHRAVSLTRAALAGVGQDTDSELAARVRYTLAGTLMGVDSLTAAFAYSSEALAMIPAEPPSPTWVWAAATHVLAARQVGDTDTALRVARQALGVAERLGLPDARADLLVSLANLEGDGRRSPEGRARLEEARELARRGGNAPVEMRALFSLAIGAYEAGEPGRCLPWLAEGLDRARRAGLLSSPYPLEMRYLQLLVLYTLGRWEECLRTAANDLAVVPASGGFALGPTLYVALARGERGAVERAQALVEGRHDWMAALVAGIVLTDAAALSGDAEAAVARLRSSVESLTDESGTRPDVVVRLTALALTAVTEAAAAARREGDGSGARRWSAVAAELLEPAREATLHGQTGAPQGPEGRAWLARAEAECAWAVSGPDPDAWEGAVRAFGYGDPYELARCRLRYAQALLAAGRGEEATAQALAVREAAGRLGATPLSGRADAVLRAARPAAGPSGARDRSPALTARERDVLRLLALGRSNRQIGEELFISGKTASVHVSNILAKLGASGRTEAVAIAYREHLIPPEPGATG, encoded by the coding sequence GTGCCGCAGACCGTGTTCGCCACTCCGTTCATCGGCCGGGAAGAGGAACTCGCCCGCCTCTCCGGCGTGCTGGAGCGCGCCCGGACCGGGGAGGCCCGCGCGGTGCTCGTCGCCGGGGACGCGGGCGTGGGCAAGACACGGGTGCTCGACGAGACGGCGGCGCGGGCCGCGCGCGCCGGCATGACCGTGCTCACCGGGCACTGTGTGGACCTGGGCGACGTGGGCCTGCCGTATCTGCCGTTCACGGAGATCCTGGGCCTGCTCGCCGCGGACGGCCGGTTCGCCTCCGTCCTCGCCGCGCACCCGGTGGTCGACCGGCTGCTCGGCACCGGCGCGCGCGGCACGGCGGACGACGACGGCGCCGCTCCCCCGGACGGCGGCGGGCGGCTGCGGCTGCTGGAGGGCATGGCGTCACTGTTCGCCGACCTCTCCGAGGTCACCCCGCTGCTCCTCGTCCTGGAGGATCTGCACTGGGCCGACCCGTCCTCCCGCGACCTGTTGCGCTTCCTGCTCAGCCGCGGGTTCCTCCAGCGGCCCGCGGGCGAGGGGCCGGGGCACCGGCTGGCGGTCCTGGCCTCCTACCGGGCCGACGACCTGCACCGCCGCCACCCGTTCCGTCCGCTGCTGGCCGAGCTGGTGCGGCTGCCGTCCGTGGACCGGCTGGAGCTGCGGCCGCTGGCGGACGCCGACGTGGCCCGGCTGGTGCGCGCCCTGGAGGACCGTCCGCTGCCGGAGGCCACGGTGCGCCGGATCGTGGAGCGCGCGGAGGGCAACGCCTTCTACGCGGAGGAGCTGGTGGCGGCCCGGGACGCGGAGTCCGGCGGGGTGCCCAGCGGCCTGGCCGATCTGCTGCTCATCCGGGTCGAGCAGCTCACCGACACGGCCCAGCAGGTGCTGCGCACGGCCGCCGTGGCGGGCCGGCGGGTGGACCACGACCTGCTGCGGGACGCGGTGGGGCTGCCCGAGGAGGAGCTGGAGTCGGCGCTGCGGGAGGCGGTCGGCCGGCAGCTCCTGGTCGCCGGGGACGACGGCACGTACGCCTTCCGGCACGCCCTCGCGCGCGAGGCGGTCTACGCCGACCTGCTCCCCGGTGAGCGGTCGCGTCTGCACGGGGCGTTCGCCGCTCTGCTGGCCGGCCGCGGGCGGCGCGCCGACACCGCCGCGGAACGCGCCCACCACTACCGCGAGAGCCACGACCCGGGTGAGGCGCTCGCCGCCTCGCTGGAGGCCGCCGACCACGCGCGGCGGGTCGGCGCGCCGGCCGAGGAACTGCATCATCTGGAAGCGGTCCTCGATCTGTGGGAGTCCGCGCCCGCCTCGGCCCTGCCGTCCGGCGAGGGAGGCGACCGGGTGACGCTGATGCTGCGCGCCTCGGCGGCGGCAGCGCACGCCGGGGAGGCGCACCGGGCGGTCTCCCTGACGCGGGCCGCGCTCGCCGGAGTCGGCCAGGACACCGACTCCGAGCTGGCCGCGCGCGTGCGTTACACGCTCGCCGGCACCCTCATGGGCGTCGACAGTCTGACGGCCGCGTTCGCCTACAGCAGCGAGGCGCTGGCGATGATCCCGGCCGAACCGCCGTCGCCGACGTGGGTGTGGGCCGCCGCCACCCATGTCCTGGCGGCGCGTCAGGTCGGTGACACGGACACCGCGCTGCGGGTCGCCCGGCAGGCGCTGGGCGTGGCCGAGCGGCTCGGGCTGCCGGACGCGCGCGCCGACCTGCTGGTGTCGCTGGCCAACCTGGAGGGCGACGGCCGCCGCTCCCCCGAGGGGCGGGCCCGGCTGGAGGAGGCGAGGGAGCTGGCGCGGCGCGGGGGCAACGCCCCGGTGGAGATGCGGGCCCTGTTCTCGCTGGCGATCGGGGCCTACGAGGCCGGGGAGCCCGGCCGGTGCCTGCCCTGGCTGGCCGAGGGCCTGGACCGGGCCCGCCGGGCGGGTCTGCTGTCCTCGCCGTATCCGCTGGAGATGCGCTATCTGCAACTCCTGGTGCTCTACACCCTGGGCCGGTGGGAAGAGTGCCTGCGCACGGCGGCGAACGATCTGGCGGTGGTCCCGGCGTCGGGGGGCTTCGCGCTCGGCCCCACGCTGTACGTCGCCCTCGCGCGCGGTGAGCGCGGCGCCGTCGAGCGGGCGCAGGCGCTCGTCGAAGGGCGGCACGACTGGATGGCGGCGCTCGTCGCGGGGATCGTCCTGACCGACGCGGCGGCGCTGAGCGGTGACGCGGAGGCCGCCGTGGCGCGGCTGCGGTCCTCGGTCGAGTCGTTGACGGACGAGTCGGGGACCCGTCCGGACGTCGTCGTCCGGCTCACGGCGCTGGCCCTGACGGCGGTCACGGAGGCGGCCGCCGCGGCACGGCGCGAGGGCGACGGGAGCGGGGCCCGCCGCTGGTCCGCCGTCGCGGCCGAACTGCTGGAGCCGGCCCGGGAGGCGACCCTGCACGGTCAGACCGGCGCGCCGCAGGGCCCCGAGGGGCGGGCCTGGCTGGCCCGTGCGGAGGCCGAGTGCGCGTGGGCCGTCTCCGGTCCGGACCCGGACGCCTGGGAGGGGGCGGTGCGGGCCTTCGGATACGGCGACCCGTACGAACTGGCCCGCTGCCGGCTGCGGTACGCCCAGGCCCTGCTCGCGGCGGGCCGGGGCGAGGAGGCGACGGCGCAGGCGCTCGCGGTGCGGGAGGCGGCCGGGCGCCTGGGCGCCACGCCCCTGTCCGGGCGGGCGGACGCCGTGCTCCGCGCCGCCCGCCCGGCGGCGGGCCCGTCGGGAGCGCGCGACCGCTCGCCGGCCCTGACGGCCCGTGAGCGGGACGTCCTGCGACTGCTCGCGCTCGGCCGCAGCAACCGGCAGATCGGGGAGGAGCTCTTCATCAGCGGCAAGACGGCGAGCGTCCACGTCTCCAACATCCTCGCCAAGCTGGGCGCGTCCGGCCGCACGGAGGCGGTGGCGATCGCCTACCGCGAGCACCTGATCCCACCGGAGCCGGGCGCGACGGGCTGA
- a CDS encoding tetratricopeptide repeat protein, which produces MYGKAFAPEYQGALTTLSVNSSLDDVLAAGTARLRAAEQAGEQGEAARSGLAVAEAHRRLGQIREADRAWKASYRAARDAGDVAAMAWALWSGGTLARQRGAFALARRLLGLAAEFGERGGDIVVRGYSLAGLAETGRIQGDYDAVGRLHEQLLAEARRRGEARHTVWALEGIAQMHRNRGDHDTAYALFEEAAEIAAKAEDRRGRAWALRGLADIVSVRDGDADRALRLLAEAEESCRAMNLSGALAYNHKMRGNVFYRAGRYGEACDLYEQALDEFRAMGEPRGEALARLGLAKSLARLGRDRDETAAELADLARVLERIGLRHAREMVAHAQRELGLEPRLEPVPDDPDDAGATGRTRTQAAR; this is translated from the coding sequence ATGTACGGCAAGGCATTCGCCCCGGAGTACCAGGGCGCCCTCACCACCCTCTCCGTGAACTCCTCGCTGGACGACGTGCTGGCCGCCGGCACCGCCCGGCTGCGGGCGGCCGAACAAGCCGGCGAGCAGGGCGAGGCGGCCCGCTCGGGGCTCGCGGTCGCCGAGGCCCACCGGCGGCTGGGACAGATACGGGAGGCCGACCGGGCCTGGAAGGCGAGCTACCGGGCGGCCCGCGACGCGGGGGACGTCGCCGCGATGGCGTGGGCCCTGTGGAGCGGCGGCACCCTGGCCCGGCAGCGGGGCGCGTTCGCGCTGGCCCGGCGGCTCCTGGGTCTGGCGGCGGAGTTCGGCGAGCGCGGCGGCGACATCGTCGTGCGCGGCTACTCGCTGGCCGGGCTCGCCGAGACCGGGCGCATCCAGGGCGACTACGACGCCGTCGGCAGACTGCACGAGCAGCTGCTGGCCGAGGCCCGCAGGCGCGGCGAGGCACGGCACACGGTGTGGGCCCTGGAGGGCATCGCCCAGATGCACCGCAACCGCGGCGACCACGACACCGCGTACGCGCTGTTCGAGGAGGCCGCCGAGATCGCCGCCAAGGCGGAGGACCGGCGCGGTCGCGCCTGGGCGCTGCGCGGACTGGCCGACATCGTCTCCGTCCGCGACGGGGACGCCGACCGCGCCCTGCGCCTGCTCGCGGAGGCCGAGGAGTCCTGCCGCGCGATGAACCTGTCCGGCGCCCTGGCCTACAACCACAAGATGCGCGGCAACGTCTTCTACCGCGCGGGCCGTTACGGCGAGGCCTGTGACCTGTACGAGCAGGCGCTGGACGAGTTCCGCGCGATGGGCGAGCCGCGCGGCGAGGCCCTGGCCCGCCTCGGCCTGGCGAAGTCGCTGGCGCGCCTGGGCCGCGACCGGGACGAGACGGCCGCCGAACTGGCCGACCTGGCGCGGGTGCTGGAGCGCATCGGGCTGCGGCACGCCCGCGAGATGGTCGCCCATGCGCAGCGCGAACTGGGTCTCGAACCGCGTCTCGAACCGGTCCCGGACGACCCGGACGACGCCGGGGCGACGGGCCGGACGCGGACGCAGGCCGCCCGGTGA
- a CDS encoding polyprenyl synthetase family protein → MTALDSAVREPGTALTSAPDARQVLARCRGLAGPALREAVGRSHPWVAEIAGYSFGWCEVGGAPATGSDGKGLRQALAVLGAEAAGAPARAGVPAAVAVELVHAFSLLHDDVMDGDPVRRGRATVWKAYGTGAAVLAGDALFALAVETLARRPHPAGAEAVRMLSGALGDLVRGQADDLLFADRPWTGPERVRPRAYRAMAEGKTGALLGCAAALGAVLGGAPTATAAALDRAGRHLGIAFQVVDDVLGLWGDPSVTGKPVHGDLREGKKTFPVLAALDSPDPAARRLASLLERGGDPVEAAGLVEAAGGRAAALAEAGRQLAAAETALTTAPLASRPVRDLRALADFAVRRDL, encoded by the coding sequence GTGACCGCGCTCGACTCCGCGGTGCGCGAGCCCGGGACCGCCCTCACGTCCGCACCCGACGCCCGCCAAGTCCTCGCCCGCTGCCGCGGGTTGGCGGGACCCGCGCTGCGGGAGGCCGTCGGGCGGTCGCACCCCTGGGTGGCCGAGATCGCCGGCTACTCCTTCGGCTGGTGCGAGGTCGGCGGGGCGCCCGCTACCGGCTCCGACGGCAAGGGGCTGCGCCAGGCCCTCGCGGTGCTCGGCGCGGAGGCGGCCGGCGCGCCCGCGCGGGCGGGGGTGCCCGCGGCGGTGGCGGTGGAACTCGTGCACGCCTTCTCCCTGCTCCACGACGACGTCATGGACGGGGACCCGGTCCGGCGGGGGCGCGCCACCGTGTGGAAGGCGTACGGCACCGGAGCGGCGGTGCTCGCGGGGGACGCGCTGTTCGCCCTGGCCGTCGAGACGCTCGCCCGCCGGCCCCACCCGGCCGGCGCCGAGGCCGTGCGCATGCTGTCGGGCGCCCTCGGCGACCTCGTCCGCGGACAGGCCGACGACCTGCTGTTCGCCGACCGGCCCTGGACCGGGCCGGAGCGGGTGCGACCGCGGGCCTACCGGGCGATGGCCGAGGGCAAGACCGGCGCCCTGCTGGGCTGTGCGGCCGCCCTGGGGGCCGTCCTCGGCGGTGCGCCCACGGCCACGGCGGCCGCGCTGGACCGGGCGGGCCGCCACCTCGGGATCGCGTTCCAGGTCGTCGACGACGTCCTGGGGCTGTGGGGCGACCCGTCCGTCACGGGCAAGCCCGTCCACGGAGATCTGCGGGAGGGCAAGAAGACGTTCCCGGTGCTCGCGGCCCTCGACTCACCGGATCCCGCGGCCCGCCGGCTGGCCTCCCTGCTGGAGCGGGGCGGCGATCCGGTCGAGGCCGCCGGGCTGGTAGAGGCGGCGGGCGGACGGGCGGCGGCGCTCGCCGAGGCGGGCCGGCAGCTCGCCGCCGCCGAGACGGCGCTCACCACGGCGCCCCTGGCCTCACGTCCCGTCCGCGACCTGCGCGCCCTGGCGGACTTCGCCGTGCGCCGGGACCTCTGA
- a CDS encoding pyridoxal-phosphate dependent enzyme has protein sequence MIGISDIEAAAGRIAGHVVRTPTVPSPGLSALLGVPVTAKLELLQRTGSFKARGATAKLLSLGEEERAAGVVAVSGGNHGIALAVMAAALDVKATVVMPRSAPARAAEIARTAGASVRLTDSMDGAFSLADRLRQEGLTPVHPFDDPFVVAGQGTVGLEFADDADDVTDVVVSVGGGGLIAGVAAALRARRPRVRVWGVETEGAQAMTEALAAGGPVPVALSSIVSTLSAPSVSRLTYDHVSALVTEVLSVSDREAVRGCLELAEHAKLWTEPAAGALLPAARQVVERMGPGVRLGLVVCGGNATTADMAAWTERYALR, from the coding sequence GTGATCGGCATCTCGGACATCGAGGCGGCCGCCGGGCGGATCGCCGGGCACGTCGTCCGCACCCCGACCGTGCCGAGCCCCGGCCTGTCGGCGCTGCTCGGCGTCCCGGTGACCGCGAAGCTCGAACTCCTCCAGCGCACCGGCTCGTTCAAGGCGCGCGGGGCGACGGCGAAGCTGCTGTCGCTGGGCGAGGAGGAGCGGGCGGCCGGGGTCGTCGCGGTGAGCGGCGGCAACCACGGCATCGCGCTCGCGGTCATGGCCGCCGCGCTGGACGTGAAGGCCACGGTGGTCATGCCGCGTTCGGCGCCCGCCCGCGCGGCCGAGATCGCGCGGACGGCCGGCGCGTCGGTGCGGCTGACCGACAGCATGGACGGCGCGTTCTCGCTGGCGGACCGCTTGCGGCAGGAGGGCCTCACGCCGGTGCACCCCTTCGACGACCCCTTCGTCGTCGCCGGGCAGGGCACGGTCGGCCTGGAGTTCGCCGACGACGCGGACGACGTCACGGACGTCGTGGTGAGCGTCGGGGGCGGCGGGCTGATCGCCGGTGTCGCCGCCGCCCTGCGCGCCCGCCGCCCGCGGGTGCGGGTCTGGGGCGTGGAGACCGAGGGCGCACAGGCGATGACCGAGGCGCTGGCGGCGGGCGGGCCGGTACCGGTGGCGCTGTCGTCGATCGTCTCCACGCTCAGCGCGCCGAGCGTCTCCCGGTTGACGTACGACCATGTGTCCGCCCTGGTCACCGAGGTGCTGAGCGTTTCCGACCGGGAGGCCGTGCGGGGCTGTCTGGAACTCGCCGAACACGCCAAGCTGTGGACCGAACCGGCCGCGGGCGCACTGCTGCCCGCCGCCCGGCAGGTCGTCGAGCGCATGGGCCCCGGCGTGCGGCTGGGCCTGGTCGTGTGCGGCGGCAACGCGACGACCGCGGACATGGCGGCCTGGACGGAGCGGTACGCGCTGCGCTGA